One Ardenticatenales bacterium genomic region harbors:
- a CDS encoding IS1 family transposase: MMNPEQLFCPNIDCPARGQRGEGNITVHSQKEKRCHCHVCNTTFAVSKGTLFYRLRTDPQIVMWVIVLLAYGCPVQAIVKAFGFDERTVKNWWQRAGVHCAHVHEAVIASQPLDLQQVQADEIPLCQYRVGHFRLRI; this comes from the coding sequence ATGATGAATCCAGAACAACTATTTTGCCCTAATATCGACTGTCCGGCTAGAGGACAACGGGGTGAAGGCAATATCACCGTCCATAGCCAAAAAGAAAAGCGATGTCATTGTCATGTCTGCAATACAACATTTGCCGTCAGCAAAGGGACATTGTTCTATCGCTTGCGCACCGACCCGCAAATAGTGATGTGGGTCATCGTCTTGCTGGCGTATGGCTGTCCCGTCCAGGCCATCGTCAAAGCCTTTGGGTTTGATGAGCGCACGGTCAAGAATTGGTGGCAACGAGCGGGTGTGCATTGCGCACATGTCCATGAAGCGGTCATTGCCAGCCAGCCACTGGACTTGCAACAAGTGCAAGCGGATGAAATCCCATTGTGTCAATATAGAGTGGGACACTTCAGACTCAGAATTTAG